A DNA window from Sulfurovum riftiae contains the following coding sequences:
- a CDS encoding DUF6394 family protein, which yields MQWGKVFYIFFTLMSLTTSAAFLYENSTVALFIAGSVNVVSTILKIGVRNILSAELLAGSLVADLHLIPAFFALQFYENDKIAVGLVIGAVIANLYTIFVSMIESAKEKADF from the coding sequence ATGCAGTGGGGCAAGGTTTTTTATATCTTTTTTACATTGATGTCTTTGACGACATCAGCGGCATTTTTATATGAGAATTCAACGGTGGCACTCTTTATCGCCGGTTCTGTGAATGTGGTCTCTACCATCTTGAAGATCGGAGTAAGGAACATTCTTTCCGCAGAGCTTCTGGCAGGTTCTCTGGTGGCGGACCTTCATCTGATACCTGCATTCTTCGCACTGCAGTTCTATGAAAATGACAAGATCGCAGTTGGCCTGGTCATCGGTGCGGTGATCGCGAATCTTTATACGATATTTGTTTCCATGATCGAGAGTGCGAAAGAGAAAGCCGATTTTTAA
- the secD gene encoding protein translocase subunit SecD, whose protein sequence is MKTLNFRVILFAFALIFGVVFSIPSLTQSESGKKITLGLDLQGGLHMLLGIKSDVAIESRTKSIAASVKYLFDDEEIIFDDLRMVDGEKVTFELLDQDDVAKATALLKKEIEGTVLTQNGLKFTLQMTPEEMARTEQNAIKQAVDTIRNRLNEFGLAEPTVAKQGEDKILVEVPGIKTQADEQRIRELIARAAHLQLMAVDEDRAARVSTMSTAEAKSYGDVILPDVNTKERYLLRQIPVLDGSMLTDAKVGFDKSNQPVINFSLNGQGAKIFGDFTAKAVGKRMAVVLDNKVYSAPVIRERIGGGHVQISGNFKLEEAHDIAIALRSGALLAPVFVMEKRSVGPSLGADSIKASSMALALGFILVIVFMVMYYSMAGVIANVALIGNLFLILAIMSLFGATLTLPGMAGIVLTVGMAVDANVIINERIRELLHEGKSIPKAIEDGYNNAFTAILDANVTTLIAAVVLYAYGTGAIKGFALTMSIGILASMLTAIVGTHGIYQWLMPRMNRKKLNFWFGIKSAEGAK, encoded by the coding sequence ATGAAAACGCTTAATTTCAGAGTGATACTCTTTGCATTCGCACTGATCTTCGGTGTGGTATTTTCCATTCCTTCCCTTACACAGAGTGAGAGCGGGAAAAAGATCACTCTGGGGCTTGACCTTCAGGGTGGGTTGCATATGCTCCTCGGGATCAAAAGTGATGTGGCCATTGAGTCACGTACCAAGTCGATCGCGGCAAGCGTCAAATACCTTTTTGACGATGAAGAGATCATTTTTGACGACCTGCGTATGGTCGATGGTGAAAAGGTGACGTTCGAACTTCTGGACCAGGATGACGTTGCCAAAGCAACTGCACTTTTGAAAAAAGAGATCGAAGGTACGGTCCTGACACAGAACGGTTTGAAGTTCACGCTGCAGATGACGCCGGAAGAGATGGCAAGAACAGAGCAGAATGCCATCAAGCAGGCGGTAGATACCATCCGGAACAGACTCAACGAGTTCGGACTGGCAGAACCTACAGTAGCCAAGCAGGGTGAAGACAAGATCCTGGTGGAAGTACCGGGTATCAAGACACAGGCCGATGAGCAGCGGATCCGTGAACTCATTGCCAGAGCGGCACACCTGCAGCTTATGGCAGTCGATGAAGACAGGGCGGCACGTGTCTCTACGATGAGCACTGCCGAAGCGAAAAGTTACGGTGATGTCATTCTTCCGGATGTCAATACAAAAGAGAGATATCTTTTGCGCCAGATCCCCGTACTTGACGGTTCCATGCTGACCGATGCGAAAGTCGGTTTTGACAAAAGCAACCAGCCTGTGATCAACTTCTCACTGAACGGGCAGGGTGCCAAGATATTTGGTGACTTCACTGCCAAGGCTGTCGGCAAACGTATGGCGGTCGTTCTGGATAACAAGGTCTACTCTGCACCGGTGATCCGTGAGAGAATTGGTGGCGGGCATGTACAGATCTCTGGGAACTTCAAACTCGAAGAGGCGCACGATATTGCGATCGCTCTGCGTTCAGGTGCATTGTTGGCTCCGGTATTCGTTATGGAGAAGCGTTCTGTCGGGCCAAGCCTTGGTGCGGACAGCATTAAAGCCAGCTCCATGGCATTGGCGCTCGGTTTCATTCTGGTCATCGTTTTCATGGTGATGTACTACAGTATGGCAGGGGTGATCGCGAACGTAGCCCTGATAGGAAACCTCTTTTTGATCCTGGCGATCATGTCGCTTTTCGGCGCGACACTGACACTGCCGGGTATGGCGGGTATCGTTCTGACGGTCGGTATGGCAGTGGATGCGAACGTCATCATCAATGAGCGTATCCGTGAACTGCTGCATGAAGGCAAGTCGATCCCCAAAGCGATCGAAGACGGCTACAACAATGCTTTTACGGCTATTTTGGATGCCAACGTGACAACACTGATCGCAGCGGTGGTACTGTATGCCTATGGTACAGGTGCCATCAAGGGGTTCGCCCTTACGATGAGCATCGGTATTTTGGCTTCGATGCTGACAGCGATCGTCGGGACCCACGGTATCTACCAGTGGCTTATGCCTAGAATGAACCGTAAGAAACTGAACTTCTGGTTCGGTATCAAATCTGCAGAGGGGGCAAAATAA
- the dacB gene encoding D-alanyl-D-alanine carboxypeptidase/D-alanyl-D-alanine endopeptidase, with translation MKRFIILYSLLISLAAAMPAGLQQIIAKSGIPKKDISIYIKEAGKSNRVVASLNADTVRTPASVIKVLTTYAAVLKLGFDYRWPTKFYTTGKLKGGVLNGDLLVKGFGDPTLSDKDLKSIVAQIKAKGIRKITGNIVIDRTYFKVGTKDNSGFDQHTYSPYNAMPDAMMFNERVSTICITPKQNSVSKQVPDASYRVVNNLKLVNKPCRGRYSWPSFKVDKSQDTPTVLLKGPISRKCGTRKLCQVITKPYKTFYYALKDALKQEGIAVNGGFRLNRIPKNAKELFTHYSRPLEKIIAKTAKKSNNLYARQILLLLGAKMYGAPSTLQKGRQAVEYILKSRGALNGGKLYIDNGCGLSRTSKLSAKLLARMYDHAYSKYGQRWMKTLSIAGVDGTIRKRFRGTVVRNRAWMKTGTLKRVKNIGGYVKSRKGRVYTVVILVNSKAGNWKASQLQNNIIRWLVNYKGRGVAVKPSSKSTQAKKISAATAKHTVQGTEADYYIQAGSFAQAPTKAYLSKMRALGFSYTVKNEGNHKVLIGPYRSETAARNALKKVRSSLNQGAFLTQNSAVEKRGTLLY, from the coding sequence ATGAAACGATTTATCATACTGTACAGTTTGCTGATCTCTTTGGCTGCTGCCATGCCTGCAGGGCTGCAGCAGATCATTGCAAAATCCGGCATTCCCAAAAAAGATATCAGCATCTATATCAAAGAGGCGGGGAAGAGCAACCGGGTAGTGGCATCTCTGAATGCGGACACCGTACGTACACCGGCTTCGGTCATCAAAGTGCTGACGACCTATGCTGCCGTACTGAAACTGGGTTTCGATTACCGCTGGCCTACCAAGTTCTATACCACAGGCAAACTCAAAGGCGGCGTACTAAACGGTGACCTGCTGGTCAAAGGCTTTGGAGATCCAACACTGTCAGATAAGGACCTTAAGAGTATCGTAGCGCAAATCAAAGCCAAAGGGATCAGAAAGATCACCGGTAACATCGTCATAGACCGTACCTACTTCAAGGTAGGGACCAAAGACAATTCGGGTTTCGACCAGCATACCTACAGTCCCTACAATGCCATGCCCGATGCGATGATGTTTAACGAGCGGGTCAGTACCATCTGTATCACGCCCAAGCAGAACAGTGTATCAAAGCAGGTGCCCGATGCCAGTTACAGGGTCGTCAACAACCTCAAGCTTGTCAACAAGCCCTGTCGGGGACGCTACTCCTGGCCCTCTTTCAAAGTCGACAAGAGCCAGGATACACCTACGGTACTGCTCAAGGGGCCCATTTCCAGGAAATGCGGTACGCGTAAGCTCTGCCAGGTGATCACCAAGCCCTACAAAACATTCTATTATGCCCTGAAGGATGCTTTGAAGCAGGAGGGTATCGCTGTGAACGGTGGTTTCCGTCTGAACAGGATCCCGAAGAATGCCAAAGAACTCTTTACGCACTACTCCAGACCGCTGGAGAAGATCATCGCCAAGACAGCCAAGAAGAGCAACAATCTTTATGCCCGTCAGATTCTGCTCCTTCTGGGTGCAAAGATGTACGGGGCACCGTCAACGCTGCAGAAAGGCCGACAGGCGGTTGAGTATATCCTCAAGAGCAGAGGGGCGCTGAATGGCGGAAAACTCTACATTGACAATGGATGCGGACTTTCCCGTACTTCCAAACTTTCGGCAAAACTGCTTGCCCGGATGTATGACCATGCCTACAGCAAATACGGACAGCGCTGGATGAAAACACTCTCCATCGCAGGGGTGGACGGAACGATACGCAAACGTTTCAGAGGTACGGTTGTGCGAAACCGCGCCTGGATGAAGACCGGAACACTCAAGCGTGTGAAAAATATCGGCGGCTATGTCAAAAGCAGGAAAGGGAGGGTCTATACCGTTGTCATTCTGGTGAACAGTAAAGCGGGAAACTGGAAGGCATCCCAACTGCAGAACAATATCATCAGATGGCTGGTGAACTATAAAGGAAGGGGTGTTGCAGTGAAACCTTCTTCTAAGTCAACGCAGGCCAAAAAGATTAGTGCTGCCACTGCAAAGCATACTGTGCAGGGTACCGAAGCGGACTACTATATCCAGGCAGGTTCCTTTGCACAGGCACCTACCAAAGCCTATCTTTCAAAAATGAGGGCACTCGGTTTTTCATACACTGTGAAAAACGAAGGAAATCATAAGGTTCTTATAGGTCCCTACCGTTCTGAAACAGCAGCAAGGAATGCCTTGAAAAAAGTCAGATCGAGCCTGAACCAGGGGGCTTTCCTTACACAGAACAGTGCCGTGGAAAAAAGAGGGACACTGCTCTATTAG
- the ovoA gene encoding 5-histidylcysteine sulfoxide synthase encodes MELMIQMPTLTGHDSELKRSEIKAYFQNCFKRYESLFNTIGQEEAYYLKADPLRHPIIFYYGHTATFFINKLKLAKIIDRRIDAELESIFAVGVDEMSWDDLNEKHYNWPILTHTQQYREKVYDLVSGLIDTLPLSLPITQDSPWWVILMGIEHENIHLETSSVLIRQLPIELVQEDGAWPLCEEVGEAPQNTLQDVPARRVMLGKAKDDSYFGWDNEYGHHQAEIPAFSVSKYLVSHAEYLSFVKAGGYENDRFWSDEGVAWKQYTKVHYPRFWIEDRKQPNGYRLRTLSSEIPLPMNWPVEVNCLEAEAFCRWLGEEEGKTITLPTEDEYSALRAFSGIPKYAQCSTKGLAPGNIDLRDAASSVPVNRYEHNGFYDVIGNVWQWSRTPIYPFEGFEVHPVYDDFTVPTFDGKHNLIKGGSWISCGNLAHEKSRYAFRRHFYQHAGFRYVESSYEEKVTTNPYTTDSIISQYCHFGWGENALGVENYPARCASLALEYMQERPRRKAFDIGCAIGRSSFELARGFDEVIGVDFSARFIQEAERLKESGVLRYVMPTEGELEAFHEVRLEDHSLQEEADKVTFWQADACNLKPIFTGFDLIFAGNLIDRLYDPWKFLDSLAERLHSGGLLILTSPYTWQEESTPKEKWIGGYKKDGESVTTLEGLHEILDDDFRLIDRRDVPFVIQETARKHQHTIAEMSVWERK; translated from the coding sequence ATGGAACTTATGATTCAAATGCCGACACTCACAGGTCATGACAGTGAGCTGAAACGCTCAGAAATTAAAGCCTATTTTCAAAACTGCTTTAAACGTTACGAATCACTTTTCAATACTATAGGGCAGGAAGAAGCCTACTATCTCAAAGCAGATCCTCTACGGCATCCTATTATCTTTTACTACGGACATACGGCCACCTTCTTCATCAACAAACTCAAACTTGCCAAGATCATCGACCGACGTATTGATGCGGAACTTGAATCCATCTTCGCTGTCGGGGTTGATGAGATGAGCTGGGATGATCTCAATGAGAAACACTACAACTGGCCGATACTCACACATACCCAGCAGTACAGAGAAAAAGTATATGACCTGGTTAGCGGGCTGATCGATACTCTTCCTTTGAGTCTTCCCATTACACAGGATTCGCCGTGGTGGGTGATCCTGATGGGGATCGAACATGAGAACATCCATCTTGAAACTTCTTCAGTACTGATACGCCAACTGCCGATTGAGCTGGTACAGGAAGATGGAGCTTGGCCTCTCTGTGAAGAAGTTGGAGAGGCACCACAGAACACTCTGCAGGATGTGCCGGCCAGAAGGGTGATGCTCGGCAAAGCAAAAGATGATTCCTATTTTGGTTGGGACAATGAATATGGCCATCATCAGGCAGAAATTCCTGCTTTTAGTGTGTCCAAATACCTTGTCTCCCATGCAGAGTATCTCTCATTCGTCAAGGCAGGCGGATATGAGAATGACCGTTTCTGGAGTGACGAAGGTGTTGCATGGAAACAATATACAAAGGTGCATTATCCCCGCTTTTGGATAGAGGACAGAAAGCAGCCCAATGGCTACCGTCTGCGTACCCTGAGCAGTGAAATACCGCTTCCCATGAACTGGCCGGTGGAGGTGAACTGCCTTGAAGCGGAAGCATTCTGCAGATGGCTGGGAGAGGAAGAGGGAAAAACCATTACACTGCCTACAGAAGATGAGTATAGTGCTTTAAGAGCGTTTTCCGGGATTCCGAAGTATGCACAATGCTCTACTAAAGGCCTGGCACCGGGGAATATAGACCTGAGAGATGCTGCCTCTTCTGTACCTGTCAACAGGTATGAGCACAATGGCTTTTATGATGTGATAGGCAATGTATGGCAGTGGAGCCGTACGCCCATCTATCCTTTCGAAGGCTTCGAAGTGCACCCTGTCTATGATGACTTTACCGTACCCACCTTTGACGGGAAACACAATCTCATCAAGGGAGGTTCGTGGATAAGCTGCGGGAATCTGGCACATGAAAAGAGCCGTTACGCATTCAGACGCCATTTTTACCAGCATGCGGGATTCCGCTATGTGGAGAGCAGCTATGAAGAGAAGGTGACGACGAACCCCTATACGACCGACAGTATCATTTCGCAGTACTGCCATTTCGGCTGGGGCGAGAACGCGCTGGGAGTAGAGAACTATCCGGCAAGGTGTGCTTCCTTGGCGTTGGAATACATGCAGGAGAGACCCAGAAGAAAAGCATTCGATATCGGCTGTGCCATCGGCAGAAGCAGCTTTGAACTGGCAAGAGGTTTTGATGAGGTCATCGGGGTGGATTTCTCTGCCCGGTTCATCCAGGAGGCAGAGAGACTCAAAGAGAGCGGTGTTTTGCGTTACGTGATGCCTACTGAAGGGGAACTCGAAGCCTTCCATGAAGTGAGGTTGGAAGATCACAGCTTGCAGGAAGAGGCAGACAAAGTGACTTTCTGGCAGGCGGATGCCTGCAACCTCAAGCCGATCTTCACCGGATTTGACCTGATCTTCGCCGGCAACCTGATAGACCGCCTTTATGACCCCTGGAAGTTCCTTGATTCACTTGCAGAACGTCTGCACAGCGGCGGGTTGCTCATACTGACCTCTCCCTATACCTGGCAGGAAGAATCGACGCCGAAAGAGAAGTGGATCGGCGGCTACAAAAAAGACGGAGAGAGTGTGACGACACTTGAAGGTCTGCATGAGATACTTGACGATGATTTCAGACTGATCGACAGAAGGGATGTACCGTTTGTCATACAGGAGACAGCCAGAAAACATCAGCATACCATTGCAGAGATGAGTGTTTGGGAGAGAAAATGA
- a CDS encoding MalY/PatB family protein, which produces MTFEAIDRSGTYTTKYDDAVKKFGTEDLLPLWVADMDLASPQCVREALQQRAEHPIYGYTAYPERYYDAIAGWMQKRFGWEIKQEWIVPCYGVVPSINFAIEAYSNEGDGILIQTPLYPPFASSVKHRKRKVLDNTLLYENSRYSIDFEDFEKKAKEAVLFLLCSPHNPTGRVWDEEELERLVELCIANDVLIVSDEIHADIVYDKTHHIIGSFEKMKEKCVVFNAPSKTFNVAGLNTSYAIIPNERLRKKYLIEQARSGISNGNPFGIEALMSAYEAGDAWLETLKKHLQANIAYVKSFIESHPFPIRVNGPEATYLMWLDCRDWGVSHSELVDFFVKKAKLGLNDGLSFGKAGEGFMRLNIGTSRAVLEEAMKRLSCAYKEKI; this is translated from the coding sequence ATGACCTTTGAAGCCATAGACAGAAGCGGTACCTACACGACCAAGTACGACGATGCCGTCAAAAAATTCGGTACAGAAGACCTTTTGCCGCTATGGGTGGCAGATATGGACCTTGCCTCGCCTCAGTGTGTCCGCGAAGCGCTGCAGCAAAGAGCCGAACATCCGATCTACGGATATACGGCCTATCCGGAAAGGTATTACGATGCGATCGCAGGATGGATGCAGAAACGTTTCGGATGGGAGATAAAGCAGGAGTGGATTGTACCCTGCTATGGTGTGGTCCCCTCAATCAATTTTGCCATCGAGGCCTACAGCAATGAGGGTGACGGCATACTGATACAGACACCACTCTACCCGCCGTTCGCCTCTTCGGTAAAACACAGGAAGCGGAAGGTACTTGACAATACACTGCTTTATGAAAACAGCAGATACAGCATTGACTTTGAGGATTTTGAAAAGAAAGCGAAGGAGGCGGTACTTTTCCTCCTCTGCTCGCCGCACAATCCAACCGGAAGGGTATGGGACGAAGAGGAGCTTGAAAGGCTTGTTGAACTCTGTATCGCCAATGATGTGCTGATCGTCTCCGACGAGATCCATGCCGATATCGTGTATGACAAAACACACCATATCATAGGAAGTTTTGAGAAGATGAAGGAGAAGTGTGTTGTTTTCAATGCACCTTCCAAGACCTTCAACGTTGCCGGTCTCAATACTTCGTATGCGATCATACCCAATGAAAGGCTTCGCAAAAAGTATCTCATAGAGCAGGCCAGATCGGGCATCAGCAATGGCAATCCTTTCGGAATAGAAGCGCTCATGAGTGCCTATGAGGCGGGTGATGCCTGGCTTGAGACACTTAAAAAGCATCTGCAGGCCAATATCGCCTATGTGAAATCGTTTATAGAGTCACACCCTTTCCCGATAAGGGTGAATGGACCCGAAGCGACCTATTTGATGTGGCTCGACTGCAGGGACTGGGGTGTTTCCCATTCTGAACTGGTGGATTTTTTTGTGAAGAAAGCGAAGCTTGGACTGAATGACGGGTTGAGCTTCGGGAAAGCCGGTGAAGGTTTCATGCGCCTGAACATAGGTACATCCAGGGCAGTATTGGAAGAAGCCATGAAAAGACTTTCATGCGCATATAAGGAAAAAATATGA
- the yajC gene encoding preprotein translocase subunit YajC has translation MGAEQGSMIGSFLPLIILFAIFYFLIIRPQQKQVKAHKEMLASLEKGDKIVTSGGLIATIIKPEEDFIKIKLNDDTVVKLDKAYVAKKVEAGNENA, from the coding sequence ATGGGAGCAGAACAAGGAAGCATGATAGGTTCATTTCTACCGCTTATCATCTTATTCGCGATTTTCTATTTTTTGATCATCCGACCACAGCAAAAACAGGTCAAAGCACATAAAGAGATGCTTGCAAGCCTGGAAAAAGGTGACAAGATCGTTACAAGCGGCGGACTTATCGCCACGATCATCAAACCTGAAGAAGATTTTATCAAAATCAAACTAAATGATGACACTGTCGTGAAACTCGACAAAGCATATGTGGCAAAGAAGGTTGAAGCTGGTAATGAAAACGCTTAA
- a CDS encoding diguanylate cyclase, translating into MYFPKVSEITTTEVISISRASTLAEAIDMLFRSNHRNVVVTGQDHYYLLSIYEILRLNREQQKKNILLETLELPKMPTIYKEKSIIDTLAYLHNDFEQIVVLNDDNSLYGIITQSDILSSIDPDTLMDNYRLSDLLHIKKRNRWIDKEETTLDIFNTMERYKHDATMIVEAGKPIGIITTKDILRLLKSHVDLSLPIKTYMVSPVETISQYCTLNEALSFMQDKSFKRIVTVDDEGILTGSITQKELISIAYTRWVRMMQTYQKELRDTNEKLEQKSRKFEKIAATDSLTGLYNRMKFLELFVSEYTVMVQRENALSLLVIDLDHFKQVNDTYGHNIGDEMLKQISNLLLRELRNVDILCRWGGEEFVALLPAADCDTAYRIAEKLCRVIEAFSLEGMPCITASIGVSQIRESDDLNEVIERADKALYAAKMSGRNCVKKATL; encoded by the coding sequence ATGTATTTCCCAAAAGTATCTGAAATCACCACGACCGAAGTCATTTCGATCTCCAGAGCCTCCACGCTGGCGGAAGCGATCGATATGCTGTTCCGTTCCAACCACCGAAACGTCGTGGTGACAGGCCAGGACCATTATTATTTGTTGAGCATTTACGAAATACTTCGCCTTAACAGGGAGCAGCAGAAAAAGAATATTCTGCTGGAGACATTGGAATTGCCAAAAATGCCAACAATATACAAAGAGAAGAGTATCATCGATACGCTGGCGTATCTTCATAATGATTTTGAACAGATCGTTGTTCTCAATGATGACAACTCTCTTTATGGCATCATCACGCAGTCGGATATCCTGTCGAGTATCGACCCGGATACCCTGATGGACAATTACAGGCTCTCCGACCTGTTGCATATCAAGAAGCGTAACCGCTGGATAGACAAAGAAGAGACCACACTGGATATTTTCAATACCATGGAGCGCTACAAGCATGATGCGACCATGATCGTTGAAGCGGGTAAACCTATTGGCATTATTACGACAAAAGATATTTTGAGGCTTCTGAAAAGTCATGTTGACCTCTCTCTGCCCATCAAGACCTATATGGTTTCTCCTGTTGAGACCATTTCCCAGTACTGTACGTTGAACGAAGCACTCAGCTTCATGCAGGACAAATCTTTTAAACGTATCGTCACTGTAGATGATGAGGGAATACTCACCGGTTCCATTACACAAAAAGAGTTGATCTCCATAGCATATACACGGTGGGTCAGGATGATGCAGACCTATCAGAAAGAGCTTCGGGATACCAATGAGAAACTGGAGCAGAAAAGCAGGAAGTTCGAAAAGATCGCTGCAACGGACTCGTTGACTGGGCTATACAACCGTATGAAGTTTCTTGAACTTTTTGTTTCCGAGTACACTGTTATGGTCCAGAGGGAGAACGCTCTTTCGCTTCTCGTGATCGACCTTGACCACTTCAAGCAGGTCAATGATACGTATGGGCATAACATCGGTGATGAGATGCTCAAACAGATATCGAACCTTCTCCTGCGTGAACTTCGCAATGTCGATATACTGTGTCGATGGGGAGGAGAAGAGTTTGTGGCGCTGCTGCCGGCGGCAGATTGTGATACTGCCTACCGGATCGCCGAAAAGCTATGCCGGGTCATTGAAGCATTTTCCCTTGAAGGAATGCCCTGCATAACGGCGAGTATCGGTGTTTCTCAGATCAGGGAGAGCGATGATCTCAATGAAGTGATAGAACGTGCCGACAAAGCGCTGTACGCCGCGAAGATGTCTGGAAGAAACTGTGTGAAGAAGGCAACTCTCTGA
- the secF gene encoding protein translocase subunit SecF, producing MELFRLKKPLSLMSKSKRFGILSVVVLILSVGLILTKGFNYGIDFAGGTLVQVKYEGKAPIDKVRKAISVDKNYEGASVTYFGSDEEIVIRTKMSSKALGEDISDKMTHLLQDTGKFEVRRVDMVGAKVGSELREKGLMSMLLAIIGILIYVSFRFEWRFAVASVMALIHDVTIAMGAVVLFGIEVNLDTLAALLTILGYSLNDTIIVFDRIREGIRTIKKPDLASIIDESVTQTLSRTTLTSLTTFFVVLTLFLFGGEIIRGFSFTLLVGIIVGTYSSIFVASPILMWLGFDVSNFREKEAEKLKREKEKEKMRAMYENGTI from the coding sequence ATGGAACTGTTCAGACTGAAAAAACCGCTCTCTTTGATGAGCAAAAGCAAACGTTTCGGTATTCTCTCCGTTGTGGTGCTGATCCTCTCTGTAGGATTGATCCTGACAAAGGGATTCAACTACGGGATCGACTTCGCCGGCGGTACACTCGTCCAGGTGAAGTATGAAGGCAAAGCGCCAATAGACAAAGTACGTAAAGCCATCAGCGTGGACAAGAACTATGAAGGTGCGAGTGTGACCTATTTCGGCAGTGACGAAGAGATCGTTATCCGTACGAAGATGAGTTCCAAGGCACTGGGAGAAGACATCAGCGACAAGATGACCCACCTGCTGCAGGATACGGGAAAATTCGAAGTACGAAGGGTCGATATGGTCGGTGCCAAGGTCGGTTCCGAACTGCGCGAAAAAGGCCTGATGTCGATGCTGCTTGCCATTATCGGTATCCTCATATATGTTTCCTTTAGATTCGAGTGGCGTTTTGCCGTGGCTTCGGTCATGGCATTGATACACGATGTCACTATCGCCATGGGTGCGGTGGTGCTTTTCGGTATCGAAGTGAACCTTGACACCCTTGCGGCACTTCTGACCATTCTGGGGTACTCTCTGAACGATACGATCATCGTCTTTGACCGTATCCGGGAGGGGATCAGAACGATCAAAAAGCCTGATCTGGCTTCGATCATCGATGAGTCAGTGACACAGACACTCTCAAGAACGACACTGACCTCACTGACGACCTTCTTTGTTGTTTTGACCCTTTTCCTCTTTGGTGGAGAGATCATCAGAGGTTTCAGTTTCACGCTGCTTGTGGGTATCATCGTGGGTACCTATTCTTCGATCTTCGTGGCTTCGCCGATCTTGATGTGGCTGGGCTTCGATGTTTCCAACTTCCGTGAAAAAGAGGCGGAGAAACTCAAAAGAGAGAAAGAGAAAGAAAAAATGCGCGCTATGTACGAAAATGGTACCATCTAA